One Kitasatospora sp. NBC_01287 DNA window includes the following coding sequences:
- the rpsF gene encoding 30S ribosomal protein S6, whose amino-acid sequence MRHYEVMVILDPSVEERAVSPLIENFLNVVRTGGGTVEKIDTWGRRRLAYEINKQPEGIYSVIDLKATPEVVKELDRQMSLSESVLRTKVLRPDTH is encoded by the coding sequence ATGCGTCACTACGAGGTGATGGTCATCCTCGACCCCTCGGTCGAGGAGCGCGCTGTCTCGCCCCTCATCGAGAACTTCCTCAATGTCGTTCGCACCGGCGGTGGCACCGTCGAGAAGATCGACACCTGGGGCCGTCGTCGCCTGGCGTACGAGATCAACAAGCAGCCCGAGGGTATCTACTCGGTCATCGACCTGAAGGCCACGCCCGAGGTCGTCAAGGAGCTGGACCGCCAGATGTCTCTGAGCGAGTCGGTTCTGCGGACCAAGGTCCTGCGCCCGGACACCCACTGA
- a CDS encoding peptidoglycan bridge formation glycyltransferase FemA/FemB family protein, whose translation MSLRLRTITREEHLAFLRGRPTASHMQVPSWGEVKSEWRSESIGWIDASGAVVGAGVVLYRQLPKVKRYLAYLPEGPVIDWFDTDLERWLRPMLAHLKAQGAFSVKMGPPVVIRRWESSTIKEAIAGGQAKRLRDIEADWYEPQAFDLAERLRRSGWLQGEDGGAGFGDVQPRYVFQVPLAGRSLDDIQRGFNQLWRRNIKKAEKSGVEVVQGSYEDLAVFHRLYVVTAERDRFTPRPLGYFQRMWQAMNAEDPNRMRLYLAYHDGEPLAATTMLTVGEHVWYSYGASANHKREVKPSNAIQWRMMRDAYALGAGVYDLRGISDTLQEEDPLFGLIQFKLGTGGQAAEYLGEWDFPLNKLLHKALDLYMSRR comes from the coding sequence ATGAGCCTGCGTCTGAGGACGATCACCCGTGAGGAGCACCTCGCCTTCCTGCGCGGCCGACCCACCGCCAGTCACATGCAGGTGCCGTCCTGGGGCGAGGTGAAGTCGGAGTGGCGCAGCGAGTCGATCGGCTGGATCGACGCCTCGGGCGCGGTGGTCGGCGCCGGTGTGGTGCTCTACCGACAGCTGCCGAAGGTCAAGCGCTACCTGGCCTACCTGCCCGAGGGCCCGGTGATCGACTGGTTCGACACCGACCTGGAGCGCTGGTTGCGACCGATGCTGGCGCACCTGAAGGCCCAGGGCGCGTTCTCGGTGAAGATGGGGCCGCCGGTGGTGATCCGGCGCTGGGAGTCGTCGACGATCAAGGAGGCGATCGCCGGCGGCCAGGCCAAGCGGCTGCGGGACATCGAGGCCGACTGGTACGAGCCGCAGGCCTTCGACCTGGCCGAACGGCTGCGCCGGTCCGGCTGGCTGCAGGGCGAGGACGGCGGGGCGGGCTTCGGCGACGTGCAGCCGCGCTACGTCTTCCAGGTGCCGCTGGCCGGCCGCTCGCTGGACGACATCCAGCGCGGCTTCAACCAGCTGTGGCGGCGCAACATCAAGAAGGCCGAGAAGAGCGGCGTCGAGGTGGTCCAGGGCAGCTACGAGGACCTGGCCGTCTTCCACCGGCTCTACGTGGTCACCGCCGAGCGCGACCGCTTCACCCCGCGCCCGCTGGGCTACTTCCAGCGCATGTGGCAGGCGATGAACGCCGAGGACCCCAACCGGATGCGGCTCTACCTCGCCTACCACGACGGCGAGCCGCTGGCCGCGACGACCATGCTCACCGTCGGCGAGCACGTCTGGTACTCCTACGGCGCCTCGGCCAACCACAAGCGCGAGGTCAAACCGTCCAACGCGATCCAGTGGCGGATGATGCGCGACGCGTACGCGCTGGGCGCGGGCGTGTACGACCTGCGCGGGATCAGCGACACGCTCCAGGAGGAGGACCCGCTCTTCGGCCTGATCCAGTTCAAGCTCGGCACCGGCGGCCAGGCGGCCGAGTACCTGGGTGAGTGGGACTTCCCGCTGAACAAGCTGCTGCACAAGGCGCTCGACCTCTACATGTCGCGCCGCTGA
- a CDS encoding alanine racemase: MTLSLYVDTDRWRTHQRTLLAEFPHLVPVAKGNGYGFGNLRLAREAALLGAGALAVGTAAEAAEVLGEPEEAGGYQGDVLVLTPYRIGEEAPGLPAERVVRTVGHVEALRALAGHRVVVECRTSMRRHGIASGELAHLAEAAGRGGAVLEGFALHLPLDRPRGSSRPKRAKSADPVTEVAGWVAAIAAAGLPAATVYLSHLSSAGIGALAERYPGTEFRSRIGTRLWLGDVGSLTARATVLDVTAVSRGERYGYRQHRAPSDGHLLVLAGGTAHGIGMAAPKYVHGLLPRAKELARAGLATVNRTLSPYQWNGRQLWFAEPPHMQVSIVFLPGGDKPPAVGDELPVNVRHTTTHFDQVTDRPG; the protein is encoded by the coding sequence ATGACCCTTTCGCTGTACGTCGACACCGACCGCTGGCGGACGCATCAGCGCACGCTGCTGGCCGAGTTCCCGCACCTGGTCCCGGTGGCCAAGGGCAACGGCTACGGCTTCGGCAATCTGCGGCTGGCCCGCGAGGCGGCGCTGCTGGGCGCCGGCGCGCTGGCGGTGGGCACCGCGGCGGAGGCCGCCGAGGTGCTCGGCGAGCCCGAGGAGGCCGGCGGCTACCAGGGCGACGTGCTGGTGCTGACGCCCTACCGGATCGGGGAGGAGGCGCCCGGGCTGCCGGCCGAGCGCGTGGTGCGCACGGTGGGGCACGTGGAGGCACTGCGCGCGCTGGCCGGCCACCGGGTGGTGGTGGAGTGCCGCACCAGCATGCGCCGGCACGGCATCGCGTCCGGCGAGCTGGCGCACCTGGCCGAGGCCGCGGGGCGGGGCGGCGCCGTCCTTGAGGGCTTCGCACTGCACCTGCCGCTGGACCGCCCCCGGGGCTCCTCCCGTCCCAAGCGCGCCAAGAGCGCCGACCCGGTCACCGAGGTGGCCGGGTGGGTCGCGGCGATCGCCGCCGCCGGGCTGCCCGCCGCCACCGTCTACCTGAGCCATCTGAGTTCGGCCGGCATCGGCGCGCTGGCCGAGCGGTACCCGGGCACCGAGTTCCGCTCCCGGATCGGCACCCGGCTCTGGCTCGGCGACGTCGGCTCGCTCACCGCCCGCGCCACCGTGCTGGACGTCACCGCGGTGTCCCGCGGCGAGCGCTACGGCTACCGCCAGCACCGGGCGCCCTCGGACGGGCACCTGCTGGTGCTCGCCGGCGGCACCGCGCACGGCATCGGCATGGCGGCGCCGAAGTACGTGCACGGCCTGCTGCCCCGGGCCAAGGAGCTCGCCCGGGCCGGGCTGGCCACGGTGAACCGCACGCTGTCGCCCTACCAGTGGAACGGGCGCCAGCTCTGGTTCGCCGAGCCGCCGCACATGCAGGTGAGCATCGTCTTCCTGCCCGGCGGCGACAAGCCGCCGGCGGTGGGCGACGAGCTGCCGGTCAACGTCCGGCACACCACCACGCACTTCGACCAGGTGACCGACCGGCCCGGCTGA
- a CDS encoding glycosyltransferase family 87 protein: protein MTSSTRDETPAPDPGPASAEGPLPNTVVVPADEDPVAAAGSELLGGPPGRRALLGVSWWLPARFLALATVVTYLVGMVQKLPCYTSGWFFGATAQYTHSCYSDIPHLYTARGFANGLHPYLDMLPSPSPDMKYLEYPVLTGGFMQIAGWLTPTGGAIDDRERWFWMVNAAMLLICAVVTVIALTRTHRRRPWDALLFALAPCLALDATINWDLLAVALTAVAMAYWSGKRTVWAGVFIGLATAAKLYPVLLLGPLLVLCWRSGRWREFWQATAGAVGAWLLVNLPIMIANFDGWATFYSFSQTRKEDFGSFWMVLMQDRNESLAGLNNWIAALLIACCLGIGWLALSAPRRPRYAQLVFLVVAAFVVTNKVYSPQYVLWLIPLAALARPRWRDFLIWQACEVLYFLGIWSYLAFISDAKQHGIGQDWYHFAVILHLAGTLYLCAKVIRDILRPEHDPVRWDGSDDPSGGVLDFAPDVFVIGAARRLREAESYTAFAPVDGSAGPDGVDWLTPQEQVDVTEEQGPRDRHSGDRHPEDREPAGLEPADVVAVAPAAEPERA, encoded by the coding sequence CGGGCCGGCGTCGGCCGAGGGCCCGCTGCCCAACACCGTGGTCGTCCCCGCGGACGAGGACCCGGTCGCGGCGGCCGGAAGCGAACTGCTCGGTGGCCCGCCCGGGCGCCGGGCCCTGCTGGGCGTCTCGTGGTGGCTCCCGGCCCGGTTCCTGGCGCTGGCCACCGTGGTGACCTACCTGGTCGGCATGGTGCAGAAGCTGCCCTGCTACACCAGCGGCTGGTTCTTCGGCGCCACGGCGCAGTACACCCACTCCTGCTACAGCGACATCCCGCACCTGTACACGGCGCGCGGCTTCGCCAACGGGCTGCACCCCTATCTCGACATGCTGCCCTCGCCCTCGCCGGACATGAAGTACCTGGAGTACCCGGTGCTCACCGGGGGCTTCATGCAGATCGCCGGCTGGCTGACCCCCACCGGCGGCGCCATCGACGACCGCGAGCGCTGGTTCTGGATGGTCAACGCCGCGATGCTGCTGATCTGCGCGGTGGTCACGGTGATCGCGCTCACCCGCACCCACCGCCGCCGCCCCTGGGACGCGCTGCTCTTCGCCCTGGCGCCCTGCCTGGCACTGGACGCCACGATCAACTGGGACCTGCTCGCGGTCGCGCTGACCGCCGTCGCGATGGCCTACTGGTCGGGCAAGCGGACGGTGTGGGCCGGTGTCTTCATCGGCCTGGCCACCGCCGCCAAGCTCTACCCGGTGCTGCTGCTCGGCCCGCTGCTGGTGCTCTGCTGGCGCTCGGGCCGCTGGCGGGAGTTCTGGCAGGCCACCGCCGGCGCGGTCGGCGCCTGGCTGCTGGTCAACCTGCCGATCATGATCGCCAACTTCGACGGCTGGGCCACCTTCTACAGCTTCAGCCAGACCCGCAAGGAGGACTTCGGGTCCTTCTGGATGGTCCTGATGCAGGACCGCAACGAGTCGCTGGCCGGCCTGAACAACTGGATCGCCGCGCTGCTGATCGCCTGCTGCCTGGGCATCGGCTGGCTGGCGCTGAGCGCGCCGCGCCGGCCACGCTACGCCCAACTGGTCTTCCTGGTGGTGGCCGCCTTCGTGGTCACCAACAAGGTGTACTCGCCGCAGTACGTGCTCTGGCTGATCCCGCTGGCCGCGCTGGCCCGCCCGCGCTGGCGCGACTTCCTCATCTGGCAGGCCTGCGAGGTGCTGTACTTCCTCGGCATCTGGTCCTACCTGGCCTTCATCAGTGACGCCAAGCAGCACGGGATCGGCCAGGACTGGTACCACTTCGCCGTCATCCTGCACCTGGCCGGCACGCTCTACCTCTGCGCCAAGGTGATCCGCGACATCCTGCGCCCCGAGCACGACCCGGTGCGCTGGGACGGCAGTGACGACCCGTCGGGCGGTGTGCTCGACTTCGCCCCCGACGTCTTCGTGATCGGTGCGGCGCGCCGACTGCGCGAGGCGGAGTCCTACACGGCCTTCGCCCCGGTGGACGGCTCCGCCGGTCCGGACGGGGTGGACTGGCTGACGCCCCAGGAGCAGGTGGACGTCACCGAGGAGCAGGGCCCGCGGGACCGGCACTCCGGGGACCGGCACCCCGAGGACCGGGAGCCCGCAGGCCTGGAGCCCGCGGACGTCGTGGCGGTGGCGCCGGCCGCGGAGCCCGAGCGCGCCTGA